From one Catenuloplanes nepalensis genomic stretch:
- a CDS encoding ATP-binding cassette domain-containing protein: MPPARTSSSPRCPTGTAASWGERGARLSGGPRQRIALARALLTTVPFLLLDEPVPNLDAETERILSDAMSGIIAGRTTLIIAHRLSTIRTADRIVVLDGGRLVETGDHDSLVGAGTHARLIADQLTRA; encoded by the coding sequence GTGCCACCGGCGCGCACGAGTTCGTCACCGCGCTGCCCGACGGGTACGGCAGCATCGTGGGGGGAGCGTGGCGCCCGGCTGTCCGGCGGGCCGCGGCAGCGGATCGCGCTCGCCCGGGCGCTGCTGACCACCGTGCCGTTCCTGTTGCTGGACGAGCCGGTCCCCAACCTCGACGCGGAGACCGAGCGCATCCTGTCCGACGCCATGTCCGGCATCATCGCCGGCCGCACCACCCTGATCATCGCTCACCGCCTCTCCACCATCCGCACCGCCGACCGCATCGTGGTCCTCGACGGCGGCCGGCTCGTGGAGACCGGCGACCACGACAGCCTGGTCGGCGCCGGCACGCACGCCCGCCTGATCGCCGATCAGCTGACCCGCGCATAG
- a CDS encoding diguanylate cyclase, protein MISEWPEETLYDGVRTRVVRVRSAGGTRSVICKRPLGPGAADRLRRELSVLRRLDGVVGTPRLAPGAADDGALVFVDMPARTLDTFPVPWEVVPLLDLACGLAEALAAVHRRGVVHRDVCPANILLPVVDGAPAPGGQPTLIDFELSTTPAEERFAAVQEQELAGTLPYLAPEQTGRTGRPVDHRADLYALGATLYEVATGEPPFGRGGDPLRLVHDHLARVPVAPAEVNPRIPALLSAIIMRLLGKEPEQRYQSGEGLTYDLGRLREAHRSGGTAAVVLGERDFAMRLAPPARLIGRDGALAELRALFTAAVDGTCGVALVTGAPGVGKTALIEHLRPDVTAAGGRFVTGKFDQYRRDLGADAVLQAFCALGAQLLSEPDEEVARLRSLLLEALGADAALAAAALPPFATLLGVAPEQTVDEPRRAAARMRHVGRALLRVVAGSAHPVVIFVDDLQWAGPAAFRFLDGMLDGPDLPGVLVLGAFREAEVDAAHPLTAVRARVHRVTGGGSGELRLDNLAPAELGALLAETLRLPVIEAAPLAEALAARTGGNPFDTLELVNALRREGALVPDGCRWRWDPATLRRFVSSGDVVDLLAARIEALPARTRRLLEVMACLGGDIDLRLLRVACGEPAAVVDTALLPGVEDGLIVVHRAGAAVASFRHDRVQQAAHARQDPHERARLHLALARRLAAEPDHALVAAEQYLPAVDALPGEPFEPGERHTVASLLRAAATAARLISNYSTAEKLLAAAVRTAGPADPSYRDLQTDWHAALCSLGRFAEADEVYQMLAADGPDPVRHAEAACAQIVGLTNRSRPAEALALGLDLLDRLGVAVARGDALGPGIDTGLDAMYDWLRHGDAEDDLRRPELADPRLVAVARVISRLIPPSFYADPVTMAWLVVRAGQVWAVHGPAAALVGVLSCASFVTVPMRGDYRTGYEVERRVIAVGEARGYEPDTAQAKCQHAIGSITWFAPLEVGVRLARDARDGLLRGGDLQNAANTYYATVPQMLDCAAGLDEDAAEVDAALALCERIGYGHAAATFQSYRWFIQAMRGESDDAFDLATLAGNPLAAANFHLTRGLAAAIYADGADLARHVAALMPLLPSVNVAFHYAVPHVLAALSAAARVRDAGGEERAAALAELDRSRDFLAARAADQPGNYRHLHRLTEAERAWATGDVHAAATAFDAALSDVCGAGRPWHAALIAERAGLFFLAYPMEHAGQRLLADACRGYAGWGALGKVRAMHRRHPFLASALTEPIPGARALGTSQSVNVSTETIDLMAVLEAARALSSETSLDRLRMRVQEVLSAVTGATTVRVILWDDRSGGWTLPADAGHGTLSLSEAADRGLLPLAALRYAERTREPMLIDDASRDDRVARDPYLAGAPHCSLLVVPVLSHGVPRAMLLLENRLTRRAFSMGRLDAVLLIAGQLTVSIDNALVYASLERKVAERTEELAEANLRLELQAITDPLTGLPNRRRLSDVLESEWLRGRRSGRPLGLAMIDVDNFKRYNDHYGHHGGDECLRLVARTIAGAVRTTDLVARYGGEEFCVVMPDTGADDARLVAERVRRAVADLREPHAGSEPAIVTISVGLTAAVPAAGQPDELVKIADQALYKAKHDGRNRVAAG, encoded by the coding sequence GTGATCTCGGAGTGGCCGGAAGAAACGCTGTACGACGGCGTGCGTACCCGAGTGGTCCGGGTGCGCTCGGCGGGCGGTACCCGGTCGGTCATCTGCAAGCGGCCGTTGGGGCCGGGCGCGGCGGACCGGCTGCGCCGCGAGCTGTCGGTGCTGCGCCGGCTGGACGGTGTCGTGGGGACGCCGAGGCTGGCGCCGGGCGCGGCCGACGACGGCGCTCTCGTCTTCGTCGACATGCCGGCGCGCACGCTGGACACGTTTCCGGTGCCGTGGGAGGTCGTGCCGTTGCTGGATCTGGCGTGCGGGCTGGCCGAGGCGCTGGCGGCGGTGCATCGCCGCGGGGTGGTGCACCGTGACGTCTGTCCGGCCAACATCCTGTTGCCGGTCGTCGACGGCGCGCCGGCGCCGGGCGGGCAACCCACGCTGATTGACTTCGAGCTGTCCACGACGCCGGCCGAGGAGCGGTTCGCCGCTGTCCAGGAACAGGAGCTCGCGGGTACGTTGCCGTACCTGGCGCCGGAGCAGACCGGGCGTACCGGCCGGCCGGTGGACCATCGCGCCGACCTGTACGCGCTGGGTGCGACGTTGTACGAGGTGGCCACCGGCGAGCCGCCGTTCGGCCGCGGCGGTGATCCGCTGCGACTGGTCCACGACCACCTGGCCCGGGTGCCGGTGGCGCCGGCCGAGGTGAACCCGCGCATCCCGGCGCTGCTGTCGGCGATCATCATGCGGCTGCTGGGTAAGGAGCCCGAGCAGCGATATCAGAGCGGCGAGGGCCTCACCTACGACCTGGGCCGGCTCCGCGAGGCGCACCGCAGCGGCGGCACGGCGGCTGTCGTGCTGGGTGAGCGGGACTTCGCGATGCGGCTGGCGCCGCCGGCCCGGCTGATCGGCCGCGACGGTGCCCTGGCGGAGCTGCGGGCGCTGTTCACCGCGGCGGTCGACGGCACCTGCGGGGTCGCGCTGGTCACCGGGGCGCCCGGTGTGGGCAAGACCGCGCTGATCGAGCACCTGCGCCCGGACGTGACCGCGGCGGGCGGCCGGTTCGTCACCGGCAAGTTCGACCAGTACCGGCGTGATCTCGGCGCGGACGCGGTGTTGCAGGCGTTCTGTGCCCTGGGCGCGCAGTTGCTGTCCGAGCCGGACGAGGAGGTCGCCCGGCTGCGGTCCCTTCTGCTGGAGGCGCTGGGCGCCGACGCGGCGCTCGCGGCAGCGGCGTTGCCGCCGTTCGCGACGCTGCTGGGCGTGGCACCCGAACAGACCGTCGATGAGCCGCGCCGGGCCGCCGCCCGGATGCGGCACGTCGGCCGCGCGCTGCTGCGCGTCGTCGCGGGCAGCGCGCACCCGGTGGTCATCTTCGTCGACGACCTGCAATGGGCGGGACCGGCCGCGTTCCGTTTCCTGGACGGGATGCTGGACGGGCCGGACCTGCCCGGGGTACTTGTGCTGGGCGCATTCCGGGAGGCCGAGGTGGACGCGGCACACCCGCTGACCGCGGTGCGGGCCCGGGTGCACCGCGTGACCGGCGGTGGCAGCGGCGAGTTGCGCCTGGACAATCTGGCGCCGGCCGAGCTGGGCGCGTTGCTGGCCGAGACGCTGCGGCTGCCCGTGATCGAGGCGGCGCCGCTGGCCGAGGCGCTCGCCGCGCGGACCGGCGGGAACCCGTTCGACACGCTGGAACTGGTCAACGCGTTGCGCCGCGAGGGCGCGCTGGTGCCCGACGGCTGTCGATGGCGCTGGGATCCGGCGACGCTGCGCCGCTTCGTCAGCAGCGGTGACGTGGTCGACCTGCTCGCCGCACGCATCGAGGCGCTGCCCGCGCGGACCCGGCGCCTGCTCGAGGTGATGGCCTGCCTGGGCGGCGACATCGACCTGCGGCTGCTGCGCGTGGCCTGCGGCGAGCCGGCCGCCGTGGTCGACACCGCGTTGCTGCCCGGCGTGGAGGACGGCCTGATCGTGGTGCACCGCGCGGGTGCCGCGGTGGCGAGCTTCCGGCACGACCGTGTGCAGCAGGCGGCACATGCCCGGCAGGATCCGCACGAGCGGGCGCGGCTGCACCTGGCGCTGGCCCGGCGGCTGGCGGCCGAGCCCGATCACGCTCTCGTCGCGGCGGAGCAGTACCTGCCCGCGGTCGACGCGCTGCCCGGCGAACCGTTCGAGCCGGGTGAACGGCACACGGTGGCGTCACTGCTGCGCGCGGCCGCGACCGCGGCCCGGCTGATCAGCAACTACAGCACGGCAGAGAAGCTGCTGGCGGCGGCGGTCCGCACGGCGGGCCCCGCGGACCCGTCGTACCGCGACCTTCAGACGGATTGGCACGCCGCCCTGTGCAGCCTGGGTCGCTTCGCCGAGGCCGACGAGGTGTACCAGATGTTGGCGGCGGACGGCCCGGACCCGGTGCGGCACGCCGAAGCGGCCTGCGCCCAGATCGTCGGCCTGACCAACCGCAGCAGGCCCGCCGAGGCCCTGGCGCTGGGGCTCGACCTGCTCGACCGGCTCGGCGTGGCGGTGGCGCGCGGCGACGCGCTGGGTCCGGGCATCGACACCGGCCTGGACGCGATGTACGACTGGCTGCGCCACGGTGACGCCGAGGACGACCTGCGCCGCCCCGAGCTCGCCGACCCCCGGCTGGTCGCGGTCGCCCGGGTGATCAGCCGGCTGATCCCGCCGTCGTTCTACGCCGACCCGGTGACCATGGCTTGGCTGGTCGTGCGGGCCGGTCAGGTGTGGGCGGTCCACGGGCCGGCCGCCGCGCTGGTCGGCGTGCTCAGCTGCGCCTCGTTCGTCACCGTGCCGATGCGAGGTGACTACCGGACCGGGTACGAGGTCGAACGCCGGGTCATCGCGGTCGGCGAAGCCCGGGGGTACGAACCGGACACCGCACAGGCCAAGTGCCAGCACGCGATCGGCTCCATCACCTGGTTCGCGCCCCTGGAGGTCGGCGTGCGCCTGGCCCGCGACGCCCGCGACGGACTGCTGCGCGGGGGTGACCTGCAGAACGCGGCCAACACCTACTACGCGACGGTGCCACAGATGCTCGACTGCGCCGCCGGCCTGGACGAAGACGCCGCCGAGGTGGACGCCGCCCTGGCACTGTGCGAGCGGATCGGATACGGCCACGCCGCGGCGACCTTCCAGTCGTACCGCTGGTTCATCCAGGCCATGCGCGGGGAGAGCGACGACGCTTTCGACCTCGCGACCCTCGCCGGCAACCCGCTCGCGGCGGCGAACTTCCACCTGACCCGGGGCCTGGCCGCGGCGATCTACGCCGACGGCGCCGACCTGGCCCGGCACGTGGCCGCGCTGATGCCGCTGCTACCGTCCGTCAACGTCGCCTTCCACTACGCGGTGCCGCACGTGCTGGCCGCGCTGAGCGCGGCCGCGCGGGTCCGGGACGCCGGGGGCGAGGAACGGGCGGCGGCCCTCGCCGAGCTGGACCGCAGCCGGGACTTCCTGGCCGCACGCGCCGCCGATCAGCCCGGCAACTACCGGCACCTGCACCGCTTGACCGAAGCCGAGCGGGCCTGGGCGACCGGCGACGTCCACGCTGCGGCGACCGCGTTCGACGCGGCCCTGTCCGACGTGTGCGGCGCCGGCCGGCCGTGGCACGCGGCGCTGATCGCCGAACGCGCCGGGCTGTTCTTCCTGGCGTACCCGATGGAGCACGCCGGGCAGCGGCTGCTCGCCGACGCCTGCCGCGGCTACGCCGGGTGGGGAGCGCTCGGCAAGGTCCGCGCGATGCACCGGCGACATCCGTTCCTCGCCTCGGCGTTGACCGAGCCGATCCCCGGCGCGCGGGCGCTGGGTACCTCGCAGAGCGTCAACGTGTCCACCGAGACGATCGACCTGATGGCCGTGCTGGAGGCGGCCCGCGCGCTGAGCTCCGAGACCAGCCTCGACCGTCTGCGTATGCGCGTGCAGGAGGTCCTCAGCGCGGTGACCGGCGCCACCACGGTCCGGGTGATCCTCTGGGACGACCGGAGCGGCGGCTGGACGCTGCCCGCCGACGCCGGGCACGGGACGCTGAGCCTGTCCGAGGCCGCCGACCGGGGTCTGCTGCCGCTGGCCGCACTGCGCTACGCCGAACGCACCCGCGAACCGATGCTGATCGACGACGCCTCGCGGGACGACCGGGTCGCCCGGGATCCCTACCTGGCCGGAGCGCCGCACTGCTCGCTGCTCGTCGTGCCGGTCCTCAGCCACGGCGTACCCCGGGCGATGCTGTTGCTGGAGAACCGGCTGACCCGCCGGGCGTTCTCGATGGGCCGCCTCGACGCGGTCCTGCTCATCGCCGGGCAGTTGACCGTGTCGATCGACAACGCGCTGGTCTACGCGTCGCTGGAACGCAAGGTCGCCGAACGCACCGAGGAACTCGCCGAGGCGAACCTGCGGCTGGAGCTGCAGGCCATCACCGATCCGCTGACCGGCCTGCCGAACCGGCGCCGCCTGTCCGACGTCCTGGAGAGCGAGTGGCTCCGCGGCCGCCGCTCCGGTCGGCCGCTCGGGCTGGCGATGATCGACGTCGACAACTTCAAGAGGTACAACGACCACTACGGACACCACGGCGGGGACGAGTGCCTGCGCCTGGTCGCCCGCACGATCGCCGGCGCCGTCCGTACCACCGACCTGGTGGCCCGATACGGCGGTGAGGAGTTCTGCGTCGTGATGCCGGACACCGGCGCCGACGACGCGCGACTGGTCGCCGAACGCGTCCGCCGCGCCGTCGCCGACCTGCGCGAACCGCATGCCGGCTCGGAACCCGCGATCGTGACGATCAGTGTCGGGCTGACCGCCGCCGTCCCCGCGGCCGGTCAGCCCGACGAACTCGTCAAGATCGCCGATCAGGCCCTTTATAAGGCGAAACACGATGGCCGCAATCGGGTGGCGGCCGGGTGA
- a CDS encoding aldehyde dehydrogenase family protein, producing MTMTQSTGTILDPDVSPERMREVLDAQRAAFLRDGPPSAAVRRDRIDRLSLAVLEHADELAEALMADFGNRPPATSLGSDILGALPDVAHVRDRLEEWMQPRIIEGTAERGTPTFVQYRPKGVVGVIGPWNFPVSLVVTPAIEALAAGNRVMIKFSEVPARTAEVFARAVATRLDPDEVTVVRGGPQTSAAFSGMPFDHLFFTGSPAVGRLVGAAAGRNLVPVTLELGGKNPVVVGPDADVAVAASRVAAARMMNGGQLCLCPDWVFVPRHGLDAFVAAYQTHMARYFPTILGNPDYVTSVNDANFTRVTGLIEDAREKGATVVTIAPENERPALPDPVTRRIPPTLLLGVTPDMRVADEEIFGPVISVHPYDTVSETIDAINARPSPLAAYWYGSDSPEFRNFIERTTSGGVTRNDMALHFGIEGTPFGGVGQSGIGAYHGRAGFDALSHQRTITGSELPFGVAPRSMPPYAAGHLDGLRQKVADAADAARARLAAD from the coding sequence ATGACGATGACGCAGTCCACCGGCACGATCCTCGACCCCGACGTGTCGCCGGAGCGGATGCGGGAGGTGCTCGACGCCCAGCGCGCGGCCTTCCTCCGCGACGGGCCGCCCAGCGCGGCCGTCCGCCGCGACCGCATCGACCGGCTGTCCCTCGCGGTCCTGGAGCACGCCGACGAGCTGGCCGAGGCGCTGATGGCCGACTTCGGCAACCGCCCGCCGGCGACGTCGCTCGGCAGCGACATCCTCGGCGCGCTGCCGGATGTCGCGCACGTCCGCGACCGGCTGGAGGAGTGGATGCAGCCGCGGATCATCGAAGGTACCGCCGAGCGGGGCACGCCGACGTTCGTGCAGTACCGCCCCAAGGGCGTCGTCGGCGTGATCGGGCCGTGGAACTTCCCGGTGAGCCTCGTGGTGACGCCGGCGATCGAGGCACTGGCCGCCGGCAACCGCGTGATGATCAAATTCTCCGAGGTACCCGCCCGGACCGCCGAGGTGTTCGCCCGCGCCGTCGCCACCCGCCTCGACCCGGACGAGGTCACCGTCGTGCGCGGCGGCCCACAGACCTCGGCGGCCTTCTCCGGCATGCCGTTCGACCACCTGTTCTTCACCGGCTCCCCGGCCGTGGGGCGGCTGGTCGGCGCGGCGGCGGGCCGTAACCTGGTCCCGGTCACGCTCGAACTCGGTGGCAAGAACCCGGTCGTCGTCGGACCGGACGCGGACGTCGCGGTCGCCGCCTCGCGGGTGGCGGCCGCGCGGATGATGAACGGCGGCCAGCTCTGCCTGTGCCCGGACTGGGTCTTCGTCCCGCGGCACGGCCTGGACGCGTTCGTCGCCGCGTACCAGACCCACATGGCCCGCTACTTCCCCACGATCCTCGGCAATCCCGATTACGTGACGAGCGTCAACGACGCCAACTTCACCCGCGTCACCGGCCTGATCGAGGACGCGCGAGAGAAGGGCGCCACCGTCGTCACGATCGCGCCGGAGAACGAGAGGCCCGCGCTGCCGGACCCGGTCACCCGCCGGATCCCGCCGACCCTGCTGCTCGGCGTGACCCCGGACATGCGCGTCGCCGACGAGGAGATCTTCGGCCCGGTGATCTCCGTGCACCCGTACGACACCGTGAGCGAGACGATAGACGCGATCAACGCACGGCCGTCCCCGCTGGCCGCGTACTGGTACGGCAGCGACTCCCCCGAGTTCCGGAACTTCATCGAGCGAACCACATCCGGTGGCGTCACCCGAAACGACATGGCCCTGCACTTCGGCATCGAGGGCACCCCGTTCGGCGGCGTCGGCCAGAGCGGCATCGGCGCCTACCACGGCCGGGCCGGTTTCGACGCCCTCAGCCATCAGCGCACCATCACCGGCAGCGAGCTGCCGTTCGGCGTCGCACCCCGGTCGATGCCGCCCTACGCCGCCGGCCACCTCGACGGGCTGCGGCAGAAGGTCGCCGACGCCGCCGACGCCGCTCGCGCACGGCTCGCCGCCGACTGA
- a CDS encoding NAD(P)-dependent alcohol dehydrogenase produces MRIQAALVEAPGGPFTIRDIDIEKPRADEILVRITAAGICHTDLTMRRYGRPGHSAMVFGHEGAGVVEAVGETVTGVVPGDTVCLSYLSCGACAPCQAGHPAYCVHMDLNARGARADGSSPLSLHGAPVFGNYFGQSSFATYALATERNTVKIPADLSPVLAAPLGCGVQTGAGTVLNVLRPEPGGTVAIFGAGGVGLSALMAAVSLDCAVVAVDPVAARRELAVELGAAAAIDPAAGDVIAAVRDLTGGGAHHAVDTTGRSDVINQAVGGLRRRGDLALVGLGGATEIDIMAVMAQGVRIHGVIEGDAAPADFIPRLIDLHRQGRLPVEKLIVEYPFADIEAAAQDAAAGRTIKPVLTFG; encoded by the coding sequence ATGCGCATTCAAGCCGCCCTGGTGGAGGCGCCCGGCGGGCCCTTCACCATCCGCGACATCGACATCGAGAAGCCGCGCGCCGACGAGATCCTCGTCCGGATCACCGCGGCCGGCATCTGCCACACCGACCTGACCATGCGGCGGTACGGGCGTCCCGGGCACTCCGCGATGGTCTTCGGCCACGAGGGGGCGGGCGTCGTCGAGGCCGTCGGTGAGACCGTCACCGGCGTCGTGCCGGGTGACACCGTCTGCCTCAGCTATCTCAGCTGCGGCGCCTGCGCGCCGTGCCAGGCCGGCCATCCGGCGTACTGCGTGCACATGGACCTCAACGCGCGCGGTGCCCGGGCCGACGGCAGTTCCCCGCTCTCCCTGCACGGCGCCCCGGTCTTCGGCAACTACTTCGGTCAGTCCAGCTTCGCCACCTACGCGCTGGCCACTGAGCGGAACACCGTCAAGATCCCCGCCGACCTATCCCCCGTGCTCGCCGCGCCGCTGGGCTGCGGCGTCCAGACCGGCGCCGGCACTGTCCTCAACGTCCTGCGACCCGAGCCGGGCGGCACCGTCGCGATCTTCGGCGCCGGCGGGGTCGGCCTGAGCGCGCTGATGGCCGCCGTCAGCCTGGACTGCGCGGTGGTCGCCGTCGATCCGGTCGCCGCCCGCCGCGAGCTGGCCGTCGAACTGGGCGCGGCCGCCGCGATCGATCCGGCCGCCGGTGACGTCATAGCGGCCGTGCGCGACCTCACCGGCGGCGGCGCTCACCACGCGGTCGACACGACCGGCCGCTCCGACGTCATCAACCAGGCAGTCGGCGGCCTCCGCCGGCGCGGCGATCTCGCCCTCGTCGGCCTCGGCGGCGCCACCGAGATCGACATCATGGCGGTGATGGCACAGGGAGTCCGCATCCACGGCGTCATCGAGGGCGACGCCGCCCCCGCCGACTTCATCCCACGGCTGATCGATCTGCACCGGCAGGGACGGCTGCCGGTCGAGAAGCTCATCGTCGAGTACCCGTTCGCCGACATCGAAGCCGCGGCCCAGGACGCCGCCGCCGGCCGGACGATCAAACCGGTCCTCACCTTCGGCTGA
- a CDS encoding CaiB/BaiF CoA transferase family protein — translation MDLPLTGVRVVDLTDGTAEMTSRILADLGADVVRAEPVHGAATRRRDLGLYYATHNANKRAVALEHDDPDFARLVDGADLVVTDGSHGGPPAGLRNGRPSLVVVSVTDFGLTGPYRDWQGSEAVHLALGGVLSRSGLPGRTPLLPPGTMAYESAAAQAAWAGLVAYFNRLRTGAGDLVDVSVYEATAQALDPGFGIAGSATGGVPAANGPRGRPDARHLYPIFRCADGWVRICILAPRQWKGMFTWLGEPAEFADPALASLGTRFAESGRIYAAIGRFFATRTRDRITTEAERYGVPAAALLTPTEVLDSPQFTARGALTEVAGVPGARMPNGFLEVDGERAGIRRPAPAHGQHTAEVLAALTTPPDRPAPAAPADRARPFAGLRVLDLGVIVVGAELGRLFADLGAEVIKVENRAFPDGSRQTRDGSVISASFAYGHRNKLGLGLNLRDPRGAAVFRRLVAESDVVLSNFKPGTLESLGLGYAELSQINPGIVMADSSAFGPTGPWSRRMGYGPLVRAASGISMLWRYPEDEDGFSDASTVYPDHVAARIEAVAVLAKIISRRATGRGGTVSVAQAEIILGQLAHQLAAESVRPGGLAAFGNDIPGDAPRGVFACDGDDEWCVVTVRGDDDWSRLGAVLGVDPGDARFRTPADRVAHRAEVNALLTAWTSARAPRRAMADLQDAGVPAAMMHRVIDLLDDPHLTARGFFRRMRHPRIADVMPTENGPALFGAIADPPLEPAPVIGEHSRTVLTRVLGMTTEEFDALAADGVVEQLQEEHA, via the coding sequence GTGGACCTGCCTCTGACCGGTGTCCGCGTCGTCGACCTCACCGACGGCACCGCCGAGATGACCTCACGCATCCTGGCCGACCTCGGCGCGGACGTCGTCCGCGCGGAACCGGTACACGGCGCCGCCACCCGTCGCCGCGACCTCGGGCTCTACTACGCGACGCACAACGCCAACAAGCGCGCGGTCGCCCTGGAGCACGACGATCCGGACTTCGCCCGGCTGGTGGACGGCGCGGATCTCGTCGTGACCGACGGCAGCCACGGCGGCCCGCCGGCCGGGCTGCGGAACGGGCGGCCAAGCCTGGTCGTCGTCTCGGTCACCGACTTCGGGCTGACCGGGCCGTACCGTGACTGGCAGGGCAGCGAGGCGGTCCATCTGGCGCTCGGCGGCGTGCTGTCCCGCTCCGGGCTGCCCGGCCGGACGCCGCTGCTGCCGCCGGGCACGATGGCGTACGAGTCGGCCGCCGCCCAGGCCGCCTGGGCCGGTCTCGTCGCCTATTTCAATCGCCTGCGGACCGGCGCCGGCGACCTGGTGGACGTCTCCGTGTACGAGGCGACCGCGCAGGCGCTCGACCCGGGGTTCGGCATCGCCGGCAGCGCCACCGGCGGGGTGCCGGCCGCGAACGGCCCGCGCGGGCGCCCGGACGCCCGGCACCTGTACCCGATCTTCCGATGTGCCGACGGCTGGGTACGCATCTGCATCCTCGCCCCACGTCAGTGGAAGGGCATGTTCACCTGGCTGGGCGAGCCGGCGGAGTTCGCCGATCCCGCACTCGCCTCGCTCGGCACCCGGTTCGCCGAGTCCGGGCGGATCTACGCCGCGATCGGCCGGTTCTTCGCCACCCGCACCCGGGACCGGATCACCACCGAGGCCGAGCGGTACGGCGTGCCGGCCGCCGCGCTGCTCACGCCCACCGAGGTCCTGGACTCCCCGCAGTTCACCGCCCGCGGCGCGCTGACCGAGGTCGCGGGGGTCCCGGGCGCCCGGATGCCCAACGGTTTCCTCGAGGTGGACGGCGAGCGCGCCGGCATCCGGCGACCGGCGCCGGCGCACGGCCAGCACACCGCCGAGGTGCTCGCCGCGCTGACGACGCCACCGGACCGCCCGGCGCCGGCCGCACCGGCCGATCGTGCCCGCCCGTTCGCCGGCCTGCGCGTGCTGGACCTCGGCGTGATCGTGGTCGGCGCAGAGCTCGGCCGGCTCTTCGCCGACCTCGGCGCCGAGGTCATCAAGGTGGAGAACAGGGCCTTCCCGGACGGCAGCCGCCAGACCCGCGACGGGTCGGTGATCAGCGCGTCGTTCGCCTACGGGCATCGCAACAAGCTCGGCCTGGGACTCAACCTCCGCGACCCGCGCGGGGCCGCCGTCTTCAGGCGCCTCGTCGCCGAGTCCGACGTCGTGCTGTCCAACTTCAAGCCCGGCACGCTGGAGTCACTGGGCCTCGGCTACGCGGAGCTGTCGCAGATCAATCCGGGCATCGTCATGGCCGACAGCAGCGCCTTCGGGCCGACCGGCCCGTGGAGCCGCCGGATGGGCTACGGGCCGCTGGTCCGGGCCGCGAGCGGGATCAGCATGCTGTGGCGGTACCCGGAGGACGAGGACGGCTTCAGCGACGCGTCCACGGTCTACCCCGACCACGTCGCCGCCCGGATCGAGGCGGTCGCCGTGCTGGCCAAGATCATTTCCCGGCGCGCGACCGGCCGCGGCGGCACCGTCAGCGTGGCCCAGGCCGAGATCATCCTGGGGCAGCTCGCCCACCAGCTCGCGGCCGAGTCGGTACGGCCGGGCGGGCTGGCCGCGTTCGGCAACGACATACCGGGCGACGCGCCGCGGGGCGTCTTCGCGTGCGACGGCGACGACGAGTGGTGCGTGGTCACCGTCCGCGGCGACGACGACTGGTCCCGGCTCGGCGCCGTGCTCGGGGTGGACCCGGGCGACGCGCGGTTCCGCACCCCGGCCGACCGGGTGGCTCACCGCGCGGAGGTGAACGCGTTGCTCACCGCGTGGACCTCGGCCCGGGCGCCGCGCCGGGCCATGGCGGATCTGCAGGACGCGGGCGTCCCGGCCGCCATGATGCACCGGGTCATCGACCTGCTCGACGACCCGCACCTGACCGCGCGCGGCTTCTTCCGCCGGATGCGCCACCCGCGCATCGCCGACGTCATGCCGACCGAGAACGGCCCCGCGCTGTTCGGCGCGATCGCGGACCCGCCCCTCGAACCCGCGCCGGTGATCGGCGAGCACTCCCGGACCGTGCTGACCCGGGTGCTGGGGATGACCACCGAGGAGTTCGACGCGCTCGCCGCGGACGGCGTGGTCGAGCAGCTACAGGAAGAGCACGCCTGA